AGGGTACTTGCGCGAGCCGTACGACGCGCCGCTGCCGCGCACATCCACGTAGACCAGCGCGTAGCCCTGCGCGCCGTACGCGTCGGCCTCCGGCTTGTTGATGTCTTCCGTGGGCACCATGCCCACCGCGCCCAACACGCGGAACGCGCCGGTCCGCTCGGCAAGACCAACTGCGCGCCAGTAACTGGTCATCTTGAGTAGGGCGGGGACCCTTTGGCCGGGCGCGAGCGTGGCAGGCACCCACGCGTCCACGGCGATCTTTACGCCGTCGCGCATGGTTACATAAAGGGATTGGTTCCGCGGAACTCCGGCAGGAGTGAGCGATTCGGCAAGGGCGGAACTGCCACACACAAAGCTCGACAGGAGCGCAAGCAATACAACTGTGACACGCATCGTGCGAAAACTTGCCCGTACTTCCGAGGTGGCCTAGCAGCCCGTGGCAAAAGTCCTGTAGCGCCCGGTCTCCGCGCCGGGCGAAACGCGGAGAGGCCAAGTTCGGCCCAAAATCGCGCCCGCCACGGAGAGCGGGACGCCACGAATTGCGGTATCTGGACTTTTGCCACGGGCTGCTAGATGGTTCTCAAGCGGTCCCGTACACAAAAACGCAGGAGTTTAACACAGGGGCGGATTCCAATTTCCAACCGACTCGGATTCCGGGCGGATCGCGTTCTGTCCACAACGTTATGGTTTGCGGCAGGCGGCGACGTGGGACTCAGGCACTTCGATCAGCATTTCGAGCGCGACTTGGCCGACCGCCTTGCCCTGCGCGTCGATCCGGAGCGAACGGCTGCCGCCGCCCGCGAGCACCTCGGGAAGGACAAAATTGAGTACGTGGAGTTTGGGCACTTCGTAGCGTTTGACGCCGACGGCGCCCATGGGTTTGAAATAGGCTTCCATCGCGCTTGCGGTGAGCGCGTCGCAAAGCACCTCGTAGCCTTTCGCGGTGTACGCAATGATGCCGAGCGTTGCGCCGGAGCCTTTGTCGCCGCTGCGGGCGTATGCGATTTCGCCAAGGCGGATTTTCATCGTACTGCAGGTCCGCTGGATCGATTACGATTACGAGCACGAGCACGAGCACGAGCACGAGCACGAAGTATCATATCGTGACCACCTCAACTTTGTAGGGCACTTCGCTCTTATTGATAAGGCACGGCCAATACCCAAACACAGGGCTCACGCGCGGTCGTCCTCCGCTGAAGCCGGTGACGCCTTGTGCGCCGCTGGTGACGAGCGGGGCGAGTTCCTTCGAGAAGCGATCGACGGCGTCTTTGCGGGAATCATGTACGGCGATGCGGAGGACGGTTTCCTGCAATTCGGGTGTTGGGAACAGCCCAGGACCGCAGGCGCCCGTGCCGATGCATTCGATGTTGTGTTGGTCGAGTTCGTAACCGGCGCGGCGCACGCGTTCGATCACGATTTCGCCGCAGCGCTTCGCTTTTTTTACGGCGTCGCGCCCAAAGATCGTCAGCATGCCCTGCGCCCAGTAGCCGTCTCGGTAGGTGGCGCTGACTTTGTAGGAGCCGGTCGCGGCGGAGCCTTTCGCGCCGCGCACGCGCACCCGATCATTGCCTTCGTCGTGCACGGTGAGCGACAGCATCGACACGCGCGCATCCGGGCTGATGTAATTGCCGGGGTCGCCGATTTCGTAAAAGAGCTGTTCTTTTACCGTCTGTTCGTTCACGCAACCGCCGCCTGCTTTGGGTTTCGTGACGACAAACGAACCGTCTTCCTCCATTTCGACGAAGGGGAACCCAATGGTTGCGGCATCGGGCACGTCGAGCCAATTCGTTGATATGCCGCCGGTGACCTGCGCGCCGCATTCGATCACGTGACCGGCAATCAGCGCGCCTGCGATGTGATCGTGATCTTCCCATGACCAGCCGTAGTGGAAAATCGCTGGCGCGGCGACAAGGCTGGGGTCCGCCGTGCGGCCGGTGATGACGATGTCCGCGCCCTGCTTCAGCGCATCGACGACCGGCGCGGAACCGAAGTATGCATTCGCGGTGAAGATGCGATCGAGAACGGCCGACAGCGGCTCGCCGGTTTCAAGATTCTTGAACAATGGATCGCCCGGGCGCGATTTCAGGATCGATAACACGTCGTCACCGGTGACGACGCCGATGCGCAGATGCGTGCAACCGGCCTCGCGCAAGGCCGCCGCGCAAGCACTCGCGCAACCCTGCGGGTTCAGCCCGCCCGCGTTCGCTATCAGCTTGCCCTTCGACCCGGCCTTCCATGCGGGCGCGAGCGACTTCACGACATCGACGAAATCGCGCGCGTACCCGAGCGACGGGTCCTTCGCGCGCTGTGCGGCCATGATGCTCATGGACACTTCGGCGAGGTAGTCGAGCGTCAGGTAATCGAGGTCCGGCTGCTGCGCGAGCAGCATCGCCGGCGCATCGACCGAATCGCCCCAGAAGCCTTGTGCATTGCCTATGCGTAGCATGCGGAAAACCTATCTACAGATGGCGCAGCATAACGCAGCCAAAACCCAAAAACAGCGGGTATCGGGTACCGGGTTCCGGGTTCCGCAGAAAAAACGCGAGCCGAATCTATCGGGTCTGCCAGGCGTATCGGGTCTGTCGTTCCGCAATGTTTTCTTGGCCTGGCGCTTCGAAATTGCGTCAAGAATTCACCAAGCCGAGTGTGAATAGTACAGACTTCACCGATGAGGGATTCAGTCTTCATTGCTTATCGAGAAAGAATCTGCGCGCGGTTTTGTTTGATGAAGTCGAACAGCCGGTCGGCGATGGCTTCGCCGGTGGAATAGTAGTCCTCGTCGGCTTTGCCGAGCGCTTCGTCGCGCGCGGGGTCGTCCTCGTTCATTCGGTCTTCCAGCGTTTCCGGGGACAAGTCCGGAAGCGCGCCAAGCGCGTTGATGGCGCGCTGCGTTATCGCGGCGGTCGCTGAACATCCGATTTGGTTCAACGCGGACACCGCAATGGGAGCGTACGCATTGCTGCTGTTGATGAAGAACTGTCCGTATCCTCCATTGTTCACCTCACGTTCGATGGCCTCGACGGCGACAATCACGCGCTCGGCGTCAGTGAGGTTTTCGGGGCCGCACTCGTACTCCTTCTCCTGCACGGCCTGTTCAAAGGCCAGCACGATGGAGTCAATGCGATAGTCCTTTTCGAGTGCGATCAATTCGTCGGTCGTTTGCCCGTCATATCCGTCCAGCCATTCAGTTCCCGGCATGCTGTGCAACTCCTTCCAATGTGTGAAGCAAGATTATTGGGTAACTCAGGCTCCGCCCGTTTCCAGCTCGTCAATATCCATCTGAGGACTTTGCAGCAACTCGCGCAACATCGTCTCGCGGTGCGTCAGAAAGTCGCGCGTGACAGTGTAGTGCTCGGTGTCCTCGTAGCGCACTTCGCGGATCGCGTCGTCCCCAAACAAGAAGATACGCGCATTGGGATAGGCCATCAAGATCGGCGAGTGCGTGGCGATGACGAATTGGGAGCCTTGCTGCACTAACTCGTGGATGCGAGACAGCGCGGACAGTTGGCGCGGCGGCGACAATGCCGCTTCGGGTTCGTCGAGTATGTAGAGTCCTTGGCCGTGAAACTTGTGCTTGAGCAGCGCCCAGAACGATTCGCCGCGGGACATTTCATGCAGGGGTATGCCGCCGTAGGCGTCGATAATGGGCGGCCCTCCGAGTGGATCTTCATCCAATTTGTCGATCGCAGTTGCGACGTTGAAGTAGCTTTCCGCGCGGAGGAAGAAACCGGTCTTTGGCCGTTTGATTCCCTTCGTTATTCGAAGAAACAAGTGCAAAGAGGAATGCGATTCGCGTGTCGTAAAACTGAAGCTTTGGGTGCCACCTTCCGGGTTGAAGCCAAACGCGACGGCCATGGCCTCCAATAGCGTCGATTCTCCCGTGCCGTTGTCGCCCACGAAATAGGTGACGCTGGGGTGAAAGTCCAGCGAATCAAGAATTCGTACGGCGGGGATGTCGAAGGGATATGCGTTGAAGCTGGGGACATCGTCGCGCTTGAGCGAGACTGAACGAATGAATTGTGAGCTTAGTTGTGTCATTTGGGTCAATAGCGATACGACAAAGCGGAGCTTTTCAAGAGCGCGTTACCAAATGGGAATTTGGTAACGAGTAACTTTGCCCGTTCATGTCGAAGGACTCGCAGTGCTTGCATCAGTCGAGAGTTCGGCTCGCCGAAACTTTTTTGCGCGTCGGAATTGGAGCCACCAACCGCCGATCGCGATCCCCAACGAAATGACGCCATGCAGAATCGCGCTTCTGCTCAGATTCCGGATAATGCCCGGCACTACCGTTTCACCCATTACAGGGCTAAGCTCGTCAAAATCCTCGCGTAGGACCCGCAGTTCGAAAAGCATGTAGACACAATAGAGCGTGACTCCCGTAAATACGAGGTTGAGCGCCGTACGCAGTACCATCTCAAGGCGGAACTTGGCGATCTGCGATCCGCGCAGATAGAAGGTTCCGAAAGCAGCACAAATCGCGATAATGCCCACTATCACGGCGACAGCGATCGGGTTGGATTGATAGAAACTCAACCATCCGAATTCGTCATCCGTCATGTCTGCAACACCCCCGTGTGGTAGCGGGCCTGCGGCATTTTGCCCGATGCAAGACGCAGCGCGGTAATGAGCACGTCGCGGGTTGCGTGCGGGGCGACGATGGCGTCGATCCAGCCGCGGGCGGCGCCATAGCGGACGTCGGCGTGTTCGAGGTAGTCGTTGCGGACGCGTTCGCGGAGGGCGTTGAGTTCGTCCACGTCGAAGGCCTTGCCGTGGCGTTCGGCGCTCTTTTTGATGATGTCGAAGAGGGTGCCGGAGGCCTGGTCCGCGCCCATGACGGCGTATTTCGCGTTGGGCCACGCGAAGAGGAAGCGCGGGTCGTAGGCCTTGCCGCACATGGCGTAGTTGCCCGCGCCGTAGGAGCCGCCGACGACCATCGTGATCTTGGGCACGACGCTGTTCGCCATCGCGTTCACGAGTTTTGCGCCGCAGCGGATGATGCCTGCCTGTTCGGAATCGCGTCCGACCATGAACCCGAACACATCCTGAATGAATACGAGCGGCAGGCCGGTCTGGTTGCAGTCCATCACGAAGCGCGCGGCCTTGTCGGCGCTGTCGTCGTAGATGACGCCGCCGATCTGCACACCCTCGGTTTTCGACTGCACGCGTTTGCGCTGATTTGCGACAACGCCGACGGCGATGCCGCCGATCTTCGCGTAGGTCGTGACGACGGTCTGGCCATACTCGGCCTTGAACTCCTGCGTGGAGTCTTTGTCCACGATGGCCGCAAGCAGATCGTGGACGTCGTATTCCTTGCGGCCGTCGACGCTGACGAGATCGTAAATCGTATCCGGCGATTTCGCCGTTGTGGTTCCGGCGTCGCCCTCGAGCGAACGCTCCCACTTTTCAGCCGGCAGCATTTCGATGAGTGCGCGGATGCGATCGATGCAGGCCTCGTCGTTCGGCTCGCGGAAATCGATGGTGCCGCTGACCTGCGCGTGCATGGCCGCGCCGCCGAGGTCTTCGGGATCGACCACCTGGCCGATGGCCGCCTTCACCAGCGCGGGACCCGCGAGGTACAAACCGCTGCCTTCGGTCATCAAAAGCTTGTCGCAGAGCACGGGCAGGTACGCGCCGCCCGCGATGCAGTTGCCCATGATCGCGGCGATCTGCGGAATGCCCGCGGCGGACAGCACGGAATTGTTACGGAAGATGCGGCCAAAATCGTCTTGATCCGGAAAGATTTCGTCCTGCATCGGCAGGTACACGCCCGCGGAATCGACGAGATAGACGATTGGTATCGCACTCTCGAACGCGATCGTCTGGGCGCGGATGATCTTCTTGCAGGTCTGCGGAAAGAACGCGCCGGCCTTCACCGTCGCGTCGTTCGCGATGATCATGCAGGGGCGGTTGTAGATTGAGCCGACCCCCGCGACGACGCCGGCGGCCGGCACGTCACCCGCGTCAGGATACATGTTGTGCGCGGCCCACAGGCCGAGTTCGAAGAATTTATCGGGGTCGTCGATCAGCCGTTCGATGCGTTCGCGCGCGGTGAGGCGGCCCAGACGTTTTTGCCGCTCGCGTCCCGCCGCGCCGCCGCCTTCGCGGAGCACGGCTTCCTGCGCGAGGATTTCGTCGACGAGCGCGCGGAGGGAGTTGGGTTTCGCAGTGCTGACGTCGTTCATGGACGGTTATGGACGCGATGGACTTGATGGACGGTTTCTGGATTTGGGTTTGGCATGGCGCTACTTGCGTCCGGTGAGCCGATCGGAGACAGCCTCAAATTGATCGTCATTGTTTTTGAACAGTGTATCGAGCGATTGGTCAATCTTCTCGAACGCCATTGCGCAATAGAGTTTCGCGACGGCGATGTCGTTGGCCAGGCGGTCCTTCGTGCCGTTGGCGCGGGCGAGATCGGAGTCGACTTTGCTGATAACGGCGGTGGCGGTGTAGAGCGCGATAACGCAATCAGCGATGCGGTTGCAGAGCATTTGTTTGTCGAGCACGGCCTTGCGGTAGGTGGCGAGCGCGCGCATGACGGCGATGCCGAAACGGCGCGTGGCGGACGCGAGTTGATCCGCTTCGCCGCGCAACTCCGCAGACTTCACCGGGACGGTCGGTGTTTTCAGCATGCGCTCGATGCTCGACGCGCCGAATCCCAGCAACTTGCCGAGTCCGCCGATCCTGCTTTTCGACTCGAGCATTTCCTCGACCTTGAGGCCGATGTCGCCGAGGCCGACCGCGGCGATGAGGAAGGTGCGCAGCACTTCGTTTGCGCCTTCGCCGATGGTGTTGAGCCGCGCATCGCGCATGTAGCGTTCGAAGGGTTGATCGGTGAAGAACGAGCGCCCGCCGAGAATCTGCATGGCTTCGTAGCAAATGCGCCATTGCGACTCGCTTGCGAAGCATTTGACGATCGCGGTTTCGAGTTTGAAATCTTCCTCACCGCGATCGAGCAGGCCCGCGGTGAGATAGGTCGAGGCTTCGATCGCGTAGGTAAGTGCGGCCATCGTGGCGATTTTCTCTTTGATCAATCCGAACGCCGCGAGCGGTTTATCGAACTGGTGGCGCTCTATTGCATGCGCGGTGGCGCGCTCGAGCATGTCCTTGCAGTT
The genomic region above belongs to Candidatus Hydrogenedentota bacterium and contains:
- a CDS encoding DUF1446 domain-containing protein; translated protein: MLRIGNAQGFWGDSVDAPAMLLAQQPDLDYLTLDYLAEVSMSIMAAQRAKDPSLGYARDFVDVVKSLAPAWKAGSKGKLIANAGGLNPQGCASACAAALREAGCTHLRIGVVTGDDVLSILKSRPGDPLFKNLETGEPLSAVLDRIFTANAYFGSAPVVDALKQGADIVITGRTADPSLVAAPAIFHYGWSWEDHDHIAGALIAGHVIECGAQVTGGISTNWLDVPDAATIGFPFVEMEEDGSFVVTKPKAGGGCVNEQTVKEQLFYEIGDPGNYISPDARVSMLSLTVHDEGNDRVRVRGAKGSAATGSYKVSATYRDGYWAQGMLTIFGRDAVKKAKRCGEIVIERVRRAGYELDQHNIECIGTGACGPGLFPTPELQETVLRIAVHDSRKDAVDRFSKELAPLVTSGAQGVTGFSGGRPRVSPVFGYWPCLINKSEVPYKVEVVTI
- a CDS encoding DUF4375 domain-containing protein, which encodes MPGTEWLDGYDGQTTDELIALEKDYRIDSIVLAFEQAVQEKEYECGPENLTDAERVIVAVEAIEREVNNGGYGQFFINSSNAYAPIAVSALNQIGCSATAAITQRAINALGALPDLSPETLEDRMNEDDPARDEALGKADEDYYSTGEAIADRLFDFIKQNRAQILSR
- a CDS encoding AAA family ATPase — protein: MTQLSSQFIRSVSLKRDDVPSFNAYPFDIPAVRILDSLDFHPSVTYFVGDNGTGESTLLEAMAVAFGFNPEGGTQSFSFTTRESHSSLHLFLRITKGIKRPKTGFFLRAESYFNVATAIDKLDEDPLGGPPIIDAYGGIPLHEMSRGESFWALLKHKFHGQGLYILDEPEAALSPPRQLSALSRIHELVQQGSQFVIATHSPILMAYPNARIFLFGDDAIREVRYEDTEHYTVTRDFLTHRETMLRELLQSPQMDIDELETGGA
- a CDS encoding acyl-CoA carboxylase subunit beta → MNDVSTAKPNSLRALVDEILAQEAVLREGGGAAGRERQKRLGRLTARERIERLIDDPDKFFELGLWAAHNMYPDAGDVPAAGVVAGVGSIYNRPCMIIANDATVKAGAFFPQTCKKIIRAQTIAFESAIPIVYLVDSAGVYLPMQDEIFPDQDDFGRIFRNNSVLSAAGIPQIAAIMGNCIAGGAYLPVLCDKLLMTEGSGLYLAGPALVKAAIGQVVDPEDLGGAAMHAQVSGTIDFREPNDEACIDRIRALIEMLPAEKWERSLEGDAGTTTAKSPDTIYDLVSVDGRKEYDVHDLLAAIVDKDSTQEFKAEYGQTVVTTYAKIGGIAVGVVANQRKRVQSKTEGVQIGGVIYDDSADKAARFVMDCNQTGLPLVFIQDVFGFMVGRDSEQAGIIRCGAKLVNAMANSVVPKITMVVGGSYGAGNYAMCGKAYDPRFLFAWPNAKYAVMGADQASGTLFDIIKKSAERHGKAFDVDELNALRERVRNDYLEHADVRYGAARGWIDAIVAPHATRDVLITALRLASGKMPQARYHTGVLQT